One genomic segment of Rivularia sp. PCC 7116 includes these proteins:
- a CDS encoding MBL fold metallo-hydrolase — MQIHMIGHASIFVKTQDAKILMDPVLWDPFCEGLNETCPKRELIPEKLPEFDFLVISHQHLDHFDLRSLAYLPKNIDVLVPKDALIIDSLRQLGYSNIYPLKEFQKVRIGSTTLMTTRSEVRVPEFGMVFADDSGVFWNTVDTYFAPPTIQAVKAIYPQIDFLLATWHISLENKYQQNKNTEFPFELYGQLMNLIQLVEPQAIAPGAQGWKYINEAAWQNQIVFPLTRERFCHDIKQVLPDINNNIFVLDPGDILTLERGDYNLESAGCDYVKTIVDDRECLEFAPVKVGANLIDPNSDRHDIDLMQQTIHQALRVDLCDFIKEYQHNLFLNNQRWQVIYQLEITYPEITETYHIDFSNSKIKIKEGRNPLANLFTYITASSLYNLINKKIDWDYLYCSGEYRNFHKVYSLAKLGILTPAEDTLLDPISIKYSSEYVAGEHIKTELSKIMETHDISIPNNSNIEEKSSTMLNLGNILIKMKKNQKESTIS, encoded by the coding sequence ATGCAAATTCATATGATTGGACATGCATCCATTTTTGTAAAAACTCAGGATGCTAAAATTTTGATGGACCCAGTTTTATGGGACCCTTTTTGCGAAGGATTAAATGAAACTTGTCCTAAACGAGAATTAATTCCGGAAAAACTACCTGAATTTGATTTTCTGGTTATTTCTCATCAACATTTAGACCATTTCGATCTGCGTTCCCTTGCTTATCTTCCTAAAAACATTGATGTTTTAGTTCCTAAAGACGCTCTTATTATCGATAGCTTGCGTCAACTGGGTTATTCTAATATCTACCCATTAAAAGAATTTCAAAAAGTCAGAATCGGTTCTACTACATTGATGACTACTCGTTCCGAAGTCAGAGTACCAGAATTTGGCATGGTATTCGCTGATGATTCGGGGGTATTTTGGAATACTGTAGATACATATTTTGCTCCTCCAACAATTCAAGCCGTGAAGGCAATTTATCCCCAAATAGACTTTTTATTAGCTACTTGGCATATTAGCTTAGAAAATAAGTATCAGCAGAATAAAAATACTGAGTTTCCGTTTGAATTATACGGACAATTAATGAATTTGATTCAATTAGTTGAACCACAAGCTATTGCTCCCGGCGCGCAAGGTTGGAAATATATTAACGAAGCAGCATGGCAAAATCAAATAGTTTTCCCGCTCACAAGAGAGCGTTTTTGCCACGATATCAAACAAGTTTTACCCGATATAAATAATAATATTTTTGTTTTAGACCCCGGTGATATCCTAACATTAGAACGAGGAGATTATAATTTAGAATCAGCAGGGTGCGATTATGTCAAAACAATTGTTGATGATAGAGAATGTTTGGAATTTGCACCAGTAAAAGTAGGGGCGAATTTAATCGATCCTAATTCAGATAGACATGATATTGACTTGATGCAACAGACAATACATCAAGCTTTACGGGTAGATTTATGCGATTTTATTAAAGAATATCAGCATAATCTATTTTTGAATAACCAACGCTGGCAGGTTATTTATCAATTAGAAATTACCTATCCGGAAATCACCGAGACATACCATATTGATTTCTCGAATTCAAAAATTAAAATAAAAGAAGGGCGCAATCCTTTAGCTAATTTATTTACCTATATTACCGCATCTAGTTTGTACAATTTGATTAATAAAAAAATAGATTGGGATTATCTTTACTGTAGTGGGGAATATCGTAATTTTCATAAAGTCTATTCTCTAGCTAAGTTAGGTATTTTAACTCCAGCAGAAGATACCTTATTAGATCCAATTTCCATAAAATACTCTTCTGAATATGTCGCCGGAGAACATATAAAAACAGAACTATCAAAAATTATGGAAACTCACGATATATCTATACCCAATAATTCAAACATAGAAGAAAAATCTAGTACCATGTTGAATTTAGGTAATATATTAATAAAAATGAAAAAAAATCAAAAAGAGTCAACTATATCTTAA
- a CDS encoding Nif11-like leader peptide family natural product precursor — MSTQTVNQFFEKVSEDPELQQKLVKAIESENDRQAVTDLAAQEGFQFTSDELWEEIKNRQQAIIDSGELSEEELEAVAGGATPAGALVVTIMGASGAIGGAVIKRYAKW, encoded by the coding sequence ATGAGTACCCAAACAGTTAACCAATTTTTTGAAAAAGTTTCAGAAGATCCAGAGTTACAACAAAAATTGGTGAAAGCGATTGAATCTGAAAATGACCGTCAAGCTGTTACCGATTTAGCTGCACAAGAAGGCTTTCAGTTCACATCAGATGAACTCTGGGAGGAAATTAAGAACCGTCAACAGGCTATTATCGATTCTGGGGAACTAAGTGAAGAAGAACTCGAAGCAGTTGCAGGTGGTGCTACCCCAGCAGGAGCGCTTGTCGTCACTATTATGGGAGCAAGTGGCGCAATTGGCGGAGCAGTAATAAAACGCTATGCAAAGTGGTAA
- a CDS encoding Nif11-like leader peptide family natural product precursor has product MSIEAVNKFLDKVAQDSTIQEELAQAMQAENDRQAVVDLGAKHGFEFTGDELVTEIEKRQKAAAESGELSEEELEAVAGGAFPIIPLIGALAPIAIAAINKAKW; this is encoded by the coding sequence ATGAGTATTGAAGCAGTAAATAAATTCTTAGATAAAGTTGCACAAGACAGCACAATTCAAGAAGAATTAGCTCAAGCAATGCAGGCAGAAAATGACCGTCAAGCGGTTGTAGATTTAGGAGCAAAACACGGCTTTGAGTTCACTGGTGACGAACTAGTCACTGAAATTGAAAAACGTCAAAAAGCTGCTGCTGAGTCTGGTGAATTGAGTGAAGAAGAACTTGAAGCTGTTGCTGGTGGAGCGTTTCCCATAATACCACTCATTGGCGCACTTGCTCCTATAGCGATAGCAGCAATCAATAAAGCCAAGTGGTAA
- a CDS encoding Nif11-like leader peptide family natural product precursor, which produces MSIEAVNKFLDKVAQESKIQEELAQAMQAENDRQAVVDLGAKHGFEFTGDELMTEIEKRQKAAIESGELNEEELEAVAGGAKATIVPITTVIFPHIPTLPTFPKLPTAKW; this is translated from the coding sequence ATGAGTATCGAAGCAGTAAATAAATTCTTAGATAAAGTTGCACAAGAAAGCAAAATTCAAGAAGAATTAGCCCAAGCAATGCAGGCAGAAAATGACCGTCAAGCGGTTGTAGATTTAGGAGCAAAACATGGCTTTGAGTTCACTGGCGATGAACTAATGACTGAAATTGAAAAACGTCAAAAAGCTGCTATTGAATCTGGTGAATTGAATGAAGAAGAATTAGAAGCTGTGGCTGGTGGTGCAAAAGCCACGATAGTACCAATTACTACCGTAATATTTCCTCACATCCCCACACTACCCACATTTCCCAAATTGCCCACAGCGAAATGGTAA
- a CDS encoding Nif11-like leader peptide family natural product precursor encodes MSIEAVNQFLEKVAKDSNIQEELVQAMQAENDRQAVVELGAKHGFNFTGDELMNEIEKRQKAAADSGELSEEELEAVAGGATPTFTTIVPIVTATAPVVVTIAKKVKW; translated from the coding sequence ATGAGTATCGAAGCAGTAAATCAATTCTTAGAAAAAGTTGCTAAAGATAGCAATATTCAAGAAGAATTAGTTCAAGCAATGCAGGCTGAAAACGACCGTCAAGCGGTTGTGGAATTAGGAGCAAAGCATGGTTTTAACTTCACTGGCGACGAGCTGATGAATGAAATTGAAAAACGCCAAAAAGCTGCTGCTGATTCCGGCGAACTAAGTGAAGAAGAACTAGAAGCTGTTGCTGGTGGAGCAACTCCTACATTTACGACGATTGTACCGATTGTTACTGCTACCGCCCCCGTTGTTGTAACAATAGCCAAAAAAGTAAAGTGGTAA
- a CDS encoding Nif11-like leader peptide family natural product precursor yields the protein MSVEAVNQFLTKVAEDAQLQEELAKAMQSENDRQAVTELANNKGYDFTGDELMQEIEKRQQAAADAGELSEEELEAVAGGATPATTFFVAGGIAMTAGITGGVIAKAKW from the coding sequence ATGAGTGTAGAAGCAGTCAATCAATTTTTGACCAAAGTTGCAGAAGATGCCCAACTGCAAGAAGAACTAGCAAAAGCGATGCAATCTGAAAACGATCGTCAAGCTGTAACAGAGTTGGCTAATAACAAAGGCTATGATTTCACTGGTGATGAGCTAATGCAGGAAATCGAAAAACGCCAACAGGCTGCTGCTGATGCGGGTGAGCTGAGTGAAGAAGAACTCGAAGCTGTTGCAGGTGGTGCTACCCCAGCTACAACCTTTTTCGTGGCAGGAGGAATTGCCATGACTGCTGGTATAACTGGAGGTGTTATTGCTAAAGCTAAGTGGTAA
- a CDS encoding MBL fold metallo-hydrolase — translation MNNAISFSQGSQIRPFNVNDRVCLAIQPFIQEVLNRFVECQNLGESIKASVENHQEIVEQAFEIDNHKIEESFTLKQEFLFPEENPLLFISYDNPSFLPFLNKKGVQSIKDESILPDIHQLLYSIGQSKFTYQQIKQQISEPMVDLLDKLIKSSVVKEKPAVDIGVPLNTPGVFRLQHASVLYRTKTTGILVDPHLHSNYGIPGLKSDINRAQLEGLVDGILISHPHYDHWHYPTLMMFAKETPIFVPKVPRASIMCEDMAGRLKSLGFTNVIAVDWYSEPIRIGDININVLPFYGEQALVPEFDKPKYPELRNWGNTYLIDTEFYKSWLLIDAGQEPNGSMIEVAEYVKNSFGSIDLLISNFQPLSYNSIGTNLSGWGIDIVANLLSNPQIFSVTNKPEGAYIALLGPKGVAEVCNIVNASYCFPYADSWAEAGKSGMHDEELIPQVQAELQKIGCSTKVIPWKIGDGYVTRNVTEWNLEAGNWYMNN, via the coding sequence ATGAACAATGCTATTTCTTTCAGTCAAGGCTCGCAGATTCGACCGTTTAACGTTAACGACAGAGTATGTCTGGCTATTCAACCCTTTATTCAGGAAGTACTCAATCGCTTTGTAGAATGCCAAAATTTAGGTGAGTCTATCAAAGCATCAGTAGAAAATCATCAGGAGATTGTTGAACAAGCCTTTGAGATAGATAACCATAAGATTGAAGAAAGCTTTACCTTAAAACAAGAATTTCTCTTTCCGGAAGAAAACCCTTTATTGTTCATATCCTATGATAATCCCAGCTTTCTACCTTTCCTAAATAAAAAAGGGGTGCAATCAATTAAAGATGAATCCATTTTGCCTGATATTCATCAATTACTTTATTCTATTGGTCAATCTAAATTCACTTATCAGCAAATTAAGCAGCAAATTAGCGAGCCAATGGTAGATTTGCTGGATAAATTGATTAAATCCAGCGTTGTTAAAGAAAAACCTGCTGTAGACATAGGAGTTCCTTTAAATACTCCCGGAGTATTTCGATTGCAGCACGCATCGGTATTGTATAGGACTAAAACAACAGGTATATTAGTTGACCCACATTTGCATTCCAACTATGGTATTCCAGGATTAAAATCTGATATTAATCGCGCTCAATTGGAAGGTTTAGTTGATGGTATTTTAATTTCTCATCCTCACTACGATCATTGGCACTATCCTACCTTGATGATGTTTGCGAAGGAAACGCCAATATTTGTGCCGAAAGTGCCTCGTGCTTCTATTATGTGCGAAGATATGGCAGGACGACTAAAAAGTTTAGGATTTACCAATGTGATTGCAGTTGATTGGTATTCCGAACCGATTAGAATCGGGGATATTAATATTAATGTTTTACCTTTTTATGGAGAACAAGCTTTAGTACCAGAATTTGATAAGCCCAAATATCCTGAATTAAGAAATTGGGGTAATACCTATTTAATTGATACTGAATTTTATAAGTCATGGCTGTTAATTGATGCTGGACAAGAACCCAATGGTTCCATGATAGAAGTAGCTGAATACGTGAAAAATAGTTTCGGTTCTATTGATTTGCTTATCAGTAATTTTCAGCCACTATCCTATAACTCTATTGGTACGAATTTATCTGGATGGGGAATTGATATTGTGGCAAATTTACTTAGCAATCCTCAAATATTTTCTGTTACGAACAAACCTGAAGGAGCCTATATTGCTTTGTTAGGACCAAAAGGTGTGGCAGAAGTTTGTAATATAGTCAATGCTTCTTATTGTTTTCCTTATGCAGATAGTTGGGCAGAAGCTGGAAAATCAGGAATGCACGATGAAGAATTAATTCCTCAAGTTCAAGCTGAATTACAAAAAATTGGCTGTTCTACTAAAGTTATTCCTTGGAAAATTGGCGATGGTTATGTAACTCGTAATGTTACGGAATGGAATCTAGAAGCTGGTAATTGGTATATGAATAATTGA
- a CDS encoding 2OG-Fe(II) oxygenase: MISSIQTQKKCYSQRKDAFSNEYLEFLKKDILNSPYLAASQLSDGFVETQGFSVVFKRSTIAEVEKKLPYFKPYLDTALKSSCNAFYLNPLILNSDTYVEPHVDCSISEYGMEMVMPNLVSVLYVQVPSDLKGGELVLQQSEEQVWQITPQINTLLYFLGWITHSVNRVESSHKRISLICEQYNLSESRLNKIPDFEIKSGKDSGK; this comes from the coding sequence ATGATATCTTCAATTCAAACACAAAAAAAATGTTATTCACAGCGAAAAGATGCCTTTTCTAATGAATATTTAGAATTTTTAAAGAAAGATATTCTTAATAGTCCTTATTTAGCAGCCAGTCAACTAAGTGACGGATTTGTGGAAACTCAAGGTTTTTCTGTTGTATTTAAACGCTCAACAATAGCTGAAGTGGAAAAAAAACTTCCATATTTTAAACCTTATTTAGATACAGCTTTAAAATCTAGCTGTAATGCGTTTTATTTAAATCCTCTGATTTTGAATAGCGATACTTACGTAGAACCTCATGTAGATTGCAGTATATCTGAGTATGGCATGGAAATGGTGATGCCAAATTTAGTTAGCGTACTGTATGTTCAAGTTCCCTCGGATTTAAAAGGAGGTGAATTAGTATTACAGCAAAGCGAAGAACAGGTATGGCAAATTACCCCTCAAATCAATACATTACTTTATTTTCTGGGTTGGATAACGCATTCTGTAAATCGAGTCGAGAGTTCTCATAAACGGATAAGTTTAATTTGCGAGCAATATAATTTAAGCGAATCTCGATTAAATAAAATACCTGATTTTGAAATCAAGTCTGGAAAAGACAGTGGAAAATAA